The following proteins come from a genomic window of Anaerobutyricum hallii:
- a CDS encoding nucleoid-associated protein encodes MIAKDDIVIRKAILHILDTNRGECILSNTLLDPGPDLHDFIRNHIYKIVSSDDTKNCEFNPEASPIYSILETWDESDDASFIETSQAIANKLYIAMGEGLDIPAADLLFVTFQAEGTIYLALLKMNYKESYTHEITASDSEGTNLNSNDSNIPVINTGIVKSRALLPSATSRIPEAVIINLSDYHIKLLEKRYEINGEKAYYLSENFLICHTNIPPKKKLNILTRVINNISNKYDGADLKTKMDTKSALQKEYVDRKSFDVEEIGNKLFGKSPEKKSEFDEKMEQYDLQYDNFTVTNENTVKKLEKQFMVTDSGIEISIPMETYNKLANFEVQTDVTGKSTIIIRNIDNLVLK; translated from the coding sequence ATGATAGCAAAAGATGATATCGTTATAAGAAAAGCTATTTTACATATTCTAGACACAAATCGCGGAGAATGTATATTATCTAATACTCTCTTAGATCCCGGTCCAGATTTACATGACTTTATTCGAAACCACATTTATAAAATCGTTTCCAGCGACGATACCAAGAACTGTGAGTTTAATCCAGAAGCATCACCAATTTACTCTATCCTTGAAACCTGGGATGAATCTGATGATGCCTCTTTTATAGAAACAAGCCAGGCAATTGCAAACAAACTTTATATTGCCATGGGAGAAGGATTAGATATTCCTGCTGCTGACCTTCTATTCGTAACTTTCCAGGCTGAAGGAACCATCTACCTTGCTCTCTTAAAAATGAATTATAAAGAAAGTTATACCCATGAAATTACTGCATCGGATTCTGAAGGTACTAATCTTAATAGTAATGATTCTAACATTCCTGTTATCAATACCGGAATTGTTAAATCAAGAGCCCTTCTTCCCTCAGCAACTTCAAGAATTCCTGAAGCTGTAATTATTAATTTGTCAGATTATCATATAAAACTTCTGGAAAAAAGATATGAAATCAATGGTGAAAAAGCATATTATTTATCTGAAAACTTTCTCATCTGCCATACTAATATTCCACCTAAAAAGAAGTTAAATATACTGACACGTGTTATTAATAATATTTCCAATAAATATGACGGTGCCGATTTAAAAACAAAGATGGATACAAAAAGTGCCTTACAAAAAGAATATGTAGATCGCAAATCTTTTGATGTAGAAGAAATCGGAAATAAACTCTTTGGAAAAAGTCCTGAAAAAAAATCAGAATTTGACGAAAAAATGGAACAATATGATCTCCAATATGACAACTTTACTGTCACCAATGAAAATACTGTAAAGAAATTAGAAAAGCAGTTTATGGTAACCGATAGCGGAATTGAAATATCCATCCCTATGGAAACTTATAACAAACTGGCTAACTTTGAAGTCCAAACAGATGTAACCGGTAAATCAACTATTATCATAAGAAACATAGATAACCTTGTTTTAAAATAA
- a CDS encoding butyryl-CoA:acetate CoA-transferase, whose translation MSFIKEYAQKLVTAEEAVKVVKSHDWVDYGWTTGTPVALDAALAARADELEDVKVRGGILLREPEIFKVDNVAEHFTWNSWHMGGLERKAISKGFAFYSPLKYSELPRYYRENIKHLNVAMFQVAPMDKHGFFNFGPNASHMMAVCETADVIIVEVNENMPRCLGGFEEGIHISRVDYIVEGQNPAIGELGAGAPPTEVDRAVAQLIVEEIPNGACLQLGIGGMPNTVGSMIAESDLKDLGVHTEMYVDAFVDIAKAGKINGLKKNIDKGRQVYAFGAGTKKMYDYLDDNPECMSAPVDYTNSAKTIAQIDNFISINNAVDIDLYGQVNAESAGVKQISGAGGQLDFVQGAYLSKGGKSFICCSSTFTSRDGVKHTRIRPTLAEGSTVTDTRPNTHYVVTEFGKVCLKGMSTWQRAEALISIAHPDFRDELIKEAEKMQIWRRSNK comes from the coding sequence ATGAGTTTTATTAAAGAATATGCACAGAAGCTTGTCACAGCAGAAGAAGCAGTTAAGGTAGTAAAATCACATGATTGGGTGGATTATGGTTGGACAACAGGTACACCGGTTGCCTTAGATGCAGCATTAGCAGCCAGAGCAGATGAATTAGAAGATGTAAAGGTTCGTGGGGGAATTTTATTAAGAGAACCTGAAATCTTTAAAGTAGATAATGTGGCAGAACATTTCACATGGAATTCCTGGCATATGGGTGGATTAGAGAGAAAAGCAATCAGTAAAGGTTTTGCTTTTTATTCTCCATTAAAGTATTCAGAGCTTCCACGTTATTACAGAGAGAATATCAAACATCTTAATGTTGCAATGTTCCAGGTAGCGCCAATGGATAAGCATGGATTTTTTAATTTTGGACCGAATGCATCACATATGATGGCTGTTTGTGAGACAGCGGATGTTATCATTGTAGAAGTTAATGAGAATATGCCTCGTTGCTTAGGTGGATTTGAAGAAGGAATCCATATTTCCCGCGTAGATTACATTGTGGAAGGTCAGAATCCTGCTATTGGAGAATTAGGAGCAGGTGCACCTCCAACAGAGGTAGATAGAGCGGTAGCACAGCTTATTGTGGAGGAGATTCCAAACGGAGCATGTCTCCAGCTTGGTATTGGCGGAATGCCTAATACAGTAGGTTCTATGATTGCAGAATCTGATTTAAAGGATTTAGGTGTACATACAGAGATGTACGTAGATGCATTTGTTGATATTGCAAAGGCAGGAAAGATTAATGGTTTAAAGAAGAATATCGATAAAGGACGTCAAGTATATGCATTTGGAGCTGGTACGAAGAAGATGTACGATTATCTGGATGATAACCCAGAATGTATGAGTGCGCCAGTTGACTATACTAACAGTGCGAAAACAATTGCACAGATTGATAACTTTATTTCTATCAATAATGCAGTTGATATTGACTTATATGGTCAGGTTAATGCAGAGAGTGCAGGTGTGAAGCAGATTAGTGGAGCAGGTGGACAGCTTGACTTTGTTCAGGGAGCATATTTATCTAAAGGTGGTAAGAGCTTTATCTGCTGCTCTTCTACATTTACTTCAAGAGACGGTGTAAAACATACAAGAATCAGACCTACTTTGGCAGAAGGTTCTACAGTAACAGACACTCGTCCTAATACACATTATGTAGTAACAGAGTTTGGTAAAGTATGTCTTAAGGGAATGTCTACATGGCAGAGAGCGGAAGCATTAATCAGTATTGCTCATCCTGATTTCAGAGACGAATTAATTAAAGAAGCAGAAAAGATGCAGATCTGGAGAAGAAGTAACAAATAA
- a CDS encoding serine/threonine protein kinase, translated as MLKLGSVLDGKYKIISVIGQGGMSTVYLARHQRLNKEWAVKEISREYCENYEMISRQLVLEADILKKLNHPGLPKIIDIIEKKDVIWMVMEFIEGKTLKEVLKERGRIQETEVLSWGKQLCEVLSYLHSRTPPIIYRDLKPDNIILKKTGRLVLIDFGTAREYCYEKNSTDTTYLGTRGYAAPEQYGGMGQTDERTDIYCLGVTLYSMLTGYSPEKPPYKIYHQQYWGENISCEIKEVILKCMQLEPDMRYQNCKELSYAFSQVDYKKHTSLKTEKRKVKKLIVFIVLLQISGMFSLGCKEAAHFYKEKAITVYIESSEKSIDKKKAEQYYKQALLLIPDEKAIYQSLVKYFIHPNNFSVEDASILTSVVMTTCKEKTVLDIFKENKREGYMEFCYEVGLGYFYDMGGITGKSASEKWFCDVVDLLDDGKKKKTFDEGKKKRVIAYANIARYYNTFLINGVDKSGERENKDFLDFYNELCILNQFKITERSSTSDISAAYLISKEVAIEIANYADEFLRMKEINREMLKKQLIKINGRMRYFERAKKNGKELENLLQDAQRRVEMADGFKYEGDEGDEGGT; from the coding sequence ATGCTGAAATTGGGATCTGTATTAGATGGTAAATATAAAATAATATCTGTAATTGGACAGGGAGGGATGAGTACAGTATATCTGGCAAGGCACCAACGGTTAAATAAAGAATGGGCAGTAAAAGAAATAAGCAGAGAATATTGTGAAAACTATGAAATGATAAGCAGACAATTAGTATTAGAAGCAGATATTCTAAAAAAATTAAATCACCCGGGTTTACCAAAGATTATTGACATCATAGAAAAAAAGGATGTTATCTGGATGGTTATGGAATTTATTGAAGGAAAGACATTAAAAGAAGTTCTGAAAGAAAGAGGAAGGATTCAGGAAACAGAAGTATTATCCTGGGGAAAACAGCTGTGTGAGGTGCTGTCTTATCTGCATTCTAGAACTCCGCCGATTATTTATCGAGATTTAAAGCCGGATAATATCATATTAAAAAAAACAGGAAGACTGGTGCTGATTGATTTTGGAACGGCACGTGAATATTGTTATGAAAAGAATAGTACAGATACGACATATTTAGGAACTAGAGGATATGCGGCACCGGAACAGTACGGAGGAATGGGACAGACGGATGAGAGGACGGATATTTACTGTCTGGGAGTTACTTTATATAGTATGCTAACTGGTTACAGTCCGGAAAAACCACCTTATAAAATTTATCATCAACAATATTGGGGAGAGAATATATCCTGTGAGATAAAAGAAGTTATTTTAAAATGTATGCAATTAGAACCAGATATGCGGTATCAGAATTGCAAAGAGCTTTCTTATGCGTTTTCTCAAGTAGATTATAAGAAGCATACTTCTTTAAAAACAGAAAAGAGGAAAGTAAAAAAATTAATAGTCTTTATTGTATTGTTACAAATATCAGGTATGTTTAGTTTAGGCTGTAAGGAGGCTGCTCATTTTTATAAAGAAAAAGCAATTACTGTTTATATAGAATCCTCAGAGAAAAGTATAGATAAGAAAAAAGCGGAACAATATTATAAACAGGCATTGCTTCTTATACCAGATGAAAAAGCAATTTATCAAAGCCTGGTAAAATATTTTATTCATCCGAACAATTTTAGTGTGGAAGACGCTTCAATTTTGACAAGCGTTGTAATGACTACATGTAAGGAAAAGACTGTATTAGATATTTTTAAGGAAAATAAACGAGAAGGATATATGGAATTTTGCTATGAGGTAGGACTGGGATATTTCTATGATATGGGTGGCATTACAGGAAAAAGTGCATCAGAAAAATGGTTTTGTGATGTAGTTGATTTGTTAGATGACGGAAAAAAGAAAAAGACTTTTGATGAAGGTAAGAAAAAGAGGGTAATAGCTTATGCAAATATAGCAAGATATTATAATACTTTCTTGATTAATGGAGTTGATAAGAGTGGAGAACGAGAAAATAAGGATTTTCTAGATTTTTATAATGAGTTATGTATATTAAATCAATTTAAAATTACGGAAAGGAGTTCAACTTCGGATATTTCTGCTGCATATCTAATTTCTAAAGAAGTTGCGATAGAAATAGCGAATTATGCAGATGAATTTTTAAGGATGAAAGAGATAAACAGAGAAATGTTAAAAAAACAATTGATAAAGATAAACGGAAGAATGCGATATTTTGAAAGAGCAAAGAAAAACGGGAAAGAATTAGAGAATCTTTTACAAGATGCTCAAAGAAGAGTAGAGATGGCTGATGGATTTAAGTATGAGGGGGATGAAGGAGATGAGGGAGGAACTTAA
- a CDS encoding electron transfer flavoprotein subunit alpha/FixB family protein, which yields MNLEQYKGVFIYAQQVDNKIDAIALELLGKANDLAADLGTDVTAVLIGSDVKGLVDELAEYGADKVIVVDDPELKEYRTEPYTHALASVINEYKPDILLVGATAIGRDLGPRVSARVATGLTADCTVLEIGEFKARGDKEPRQGQLLMTRPAFGGNTIATIACPNHRPQMATVRPGVMQKKEPVAGAKAEVIEYNPGFTPNDKYVEILDIVKSVTETVDIQAAKILVSGGRGVGSAENFALLDDLAEALGGTVSCSRAVVDNGWKPKDLQVGQTGKTVRPNVYFAIGISGAIQHVAGMEESDIIIAINKDPDAPIFDVADYGIVGDALKIVPKLTEAIKAQVK from the coding sequence ATGAATTTAGAACAATATAAAGGTGTATTTATCTATGCTCAGCAGGTTGACAATAAGATTGATGCCATTGCTTTAGAATTACTTGGAAAAGCAAATGACCTTGCTGCAGATTTAGGAACAGACGTAACAGCAGTTTTAATCGGTTCTGACGTAAAAGGCTTAGTTGATGAACTTGCTGAATACGGCGCAGATAAAGTTATCGTAGTTGATGACCCTGAATTAAAAGAATACAGAACAGAGCCATATACACATGCACTGGCATCTGTTATCAATGAATACAAACCGGACATTCTTCTGGTTGGAGCAACAGCAATCGGTCGTGACTTAGGACCTCGTGTTTCCGCAAGAGTTGCAACAGGTCTTACAGCAGACTGTACTGTTCTTGAAATTGGTGAATTCAAAGCTCGTGGAGATAAAGAACCTCGTCAGGGTCAGTTATTAATGACTCGTCCTGCATTCGGTGGTAACACAATCGCTACAATCGCTTGTCCTAACCATCGTCCACAGATGGCTACAGTTCGTCCTGGTGTTATGCAGAAGAAAGAGCCTGTTGCAGGAGCAAAGGCAGAAGTTATTGAATATAATCCAGGATTTACTCCAAATGACAAATATGTTGAGATTCTTGACATTGTGAAATCTGTTACAGAAACAGTTGATATCCAGGCTGCTAAGATTCTTGTATCTGGCGGACGTGGAGTTGGCTCTGCTGAAAACTTTGCATTATTAGACGATTTAGCAGAGGCACTTGGCGGAACAGTTTCCTGCTCTCGTGCAGTTGTAGATAACGGATGGAAACCAAAAGATTTACAGGTTGGTCAGACTGGTAAGACAGTTCGTCCTAATGTTTACTTTGCAATTGGTATTTCCGGAGCTATCCAGCACGTAGCTGGTATGGAAGAATCTGATATCATCATCGCTATTAATAAAGATCCAGATGCACCTATTTTTGATGTAGCTGATTACGGTATCGTTGGTGATGCATTAAAGATTGTTCCTAAGTTAACAGAAGCAATCAAGGCACAGGTTAAATAA
- a CDS encoding WXG100 family type VII secretion target, with product MADLINVTPEKLKSTAVSFQQTGQNVKRTTSDMLQLVRGISSSIWSGEASSSFINKFSGLEADINKMCKMIEEEAQHLTSIAQEYILAEEQNKQVAATLKNNVIS from the coding sequence ATGGCAGATTTAATTAATGTAACTCCAGAGAAGTTAAAGTCAACCGCAGTTTCTTTTCAACAGACCGGTCAGAATGTTAAGCGAACGACCTCAGATATGCTTCAGTTGGTGAGGGGAATCAGTAGTTCTATTTGGAGTGGTGAGGCAAGTAGCTCATTTATTAACAAGTTTAGTGGATTAGAAGCAGACATTAATAAAATGTGCAAGATGATAGAAGAAGAAGCGCAGCATTTAACTTCTATTGCACAGGAATATATATTAGCAGAAGAACAGAATAAACAAGTTGCGGCAACGTTAAAGAATAATGTTATCAGCTGA
- the essC gene encoding type VII secretion protein EssC: MRFLIFIYGEKYGRRFLLSEDANQKCRILLTKDEFSIEQTMFLELEYIMQEWYVKETAYYKVSKKQFFQTERVEENQAVFYKLNTGRKYILKIGEKNISIQYIRCKYNWSAYRTYRLKVCRIVKQSNKVFLTGDDSEQIPCVSILNKNGQWFLNNYGIEPVYINGDFIKENKKLSYGDIIYFSGRIFLFFDDFIAVEQTEEEISVFCLEEIKVNEFIQDKGVIAPMLKESFHRAPRIMEHLEKLTLQIENPPILGMLGMEEQRSVFMDIGAVLSMMFPMLGMNVFLIYGMRTEENQAGTYIYSGIFMVVISVMCSLLWIMISRQYEKRKRKERTDRKKNAYRRYLHKKSMQIKEQYEKTYKVLQSRYLCADRYVNNSLLFLYLWNRNPYHEDFLKYRVGTGNIRFPMEIKFVGEVSYEEEGVLWQEAEKIREHYNIMHQIPMLLDITQYDQVGVIEAEMDDGMIIVRNLILQIALCNCYTEVKLACIYDKNKVMQYEQWGFCRWLPHIWDSDRRKRNIAENLSEARELFYRLLQVFKERERISTPGRSEQGLPHYILFIAEEKYLDGEMFSKYIFNKKENYGLTVIWLVERREQLPNTCKLVLERSKEFSGWYEIERHSQKREEIYFDYIKKEAAERLIRTISGIRVAEIEEKKDIPDTIDFLKMYGVMTVKELDIESRWRQNSIYESCRVLIGKKAGGESCYLDIHERYHGPHGLLAGTTGSGKSEVLQTFILSMAINFSPEAVNFLLIDYKGEGMSGLFSELPHISGGISNLSDGQAYRAMISIKSENKRRQKIFKQWKVNNINDYTKLFIAGATSEAIPHLLIVIDEFAELKKAEPEFMQELISVAQVGRSLGVHLILATQKPGGVVDDKIWSNSRFRICLKVQEREDSMDMLHNMDACQIAQTGRGYLQVGNNEVYDLFQAGWSGAPYREECRKAVAQMINLDGTPCSVKNTFVKETFEHEKEITQLQAITKYIAHFAKKYNYRAGTRLWMDPLPKYLYLEDIIEENKDKKGKEQRIQQLFCNEGIQICLGVFDDPENQEQPKFYFNLMECGHVGIGGRSVSGKSTFLQTFIFSLLNTYSEKDIILYILDFNGGGMDIYAVASQVQQVIKEEEEEKTDRLFEGIREELKRRKKMLSGGNFNQYKNRMGEEESIPLMVIVLDGFEEFCTVTYQKYEDILYQILREGEKLGILMIITVESFSGMNISMRLSDLLKTRICFYMKDTYSYTEAFNIIQIPVLPKKGIPGRGIAYYGERILEFQTALAVKEQNDYRRQEKIRQILDRRVAV; encoded by the coding sequence ATGAGATTTTTGATTTTTATATATGGAGAAAAGTATGGAAGACGTTTTTTACTTTCAGAAGATGCGAACCAAAAGTGCAGGATACTACTTACGAAAGATGAGTTTTCCATAGAACAGACGATGTTTTTGGAATTGGAATATATAATGCAGGAATGGTATGTTAAGGAAACAGCTTACTATAAAGTAAGCAAAAAACAGTTTTTTCAAACGGAAAGGGTGGAAGAGAATCAAGCTGTTTTTTATAAGTTGAATACAGGACGGAAATATATTTTAAAAATCGGTGAAAAAAATATTTCTATACAATATATACGTTGTAAATATAATTGGAGTGCCTATCGAACATATAGATTAAAAGTTTGCAGAATAGTAAAGCAGTCAAATAAAGTTTTTCTGACGGGAGATGATTCGGAGCAGATTCCCTGTGTGAGCATTTTAAATAAAAATGGTCAATGGTTTTTAAATAATTATGGAATAGAACCAGTATACATTAATGGAGATTTCATAAAAGAGAATAAGAAACTGAGTTATGGAGATATTATATATTTTTCTGGAAGAATTTTTTTGTTTTTTGATGATTTTATTGCGGTAGAACAGACAGAAGAAGAGATAAGTGTATTTTGCTTAGAAGAAATAAAGGTGAATGAATTTATACAGGATAAGGGCGTTATAGCTCCTATGTTAAAAGAAAGTTTTCACAGGGCACCAAGAATTATGGAACATTTAGAGAAGCTTACATTACAGATTGAGAATCCACCTATATTGGGAATGTTGGGAATGGAAGAACAACGTTCTGTATTTATGGATATAGGTGCGGTTTTGAGCATGATGTTTCCGATGTTGGGAATGAATGTATTTTTAATATATGGGATGAGGACAGAAGAAAATCAAGCAGGTACATATATATATTCAGGAATATTTATGGTTGTTATATCAGTAATGTGTTCTCTTTTGTGGATTATGATTTCCAGGCAATATGAGAAGAGAAAAAGAAAGGAACGAACGGATAGAAAGAAGAATGCTTACAGAAGATATTTGCATAAAAAAAGTATGCAGATTAAAGAACAATATGAAAAAACTTATAAAGTATTACAAAGTCGTTATTTATGTGCAGACAGGTATGTGAATAATTCACTGTTATTTTTATATTTGTGGAACCGAAATCCCTATCATGAAGATTTTTTAAAATATAGAGTAGGTACCGGGAATATACGGTTTCCTATGGAAATAAAGTTTGTGGGAGAAGTGTCTTATGAGGAAGAAGGTGTGCTGTGGCAGGAAGCAGAAAAGATACGAGAACATTATAATATCATGCATCAGATTCCGATGTTGTTAGATATAACACAATATGATCAAGTCGGGGTTATAGAAGCAGAGATGGATGATGGAATGATAATCGTGCGGAACCTGATATTACAGATTGCGCTATGTAATTGTTATACAGAGGTAAAACTGGCATGTATATATGATAAAAATAAAGTTATGCAATATGAACAGTGGGGATTTTGTCGATGGCTGCCACATATATGGGACAGTGATAGAAGAAAGCGCAATATTGCAGAAAATCTATCAGAAGCAAGAGAATTATTTTACAGGCTGCTTCAGGTATTTAAAGAAAGAGAAAGAATATCTACACCAGGTCGATCAGAGCAAGGACTGCCTCATTATATTTTATTTATTGCGGAAGAAAAATATCTGGATGGAGAAATGTTTTCCAAATATATTTTTAATAAAAAAGAGAATTACGGTCTAACAGTTATATGGCTTGTGGAAAGAAGAGAACAGTTGCCTAATACATGTAAATTAGTATTGGAAAGAAGTAAGGAGTTTTCAGGGTGGTATGAAATAGAACGGCATAGTCAAAAAAGGGAAGAGATATATTTTGATTATATAAAAAAAGAAGCGGCGGAACGATTAATAAGAACTATTTCAGGAATAAGGGTAGCGGAGATAGAAGAAAAGAAGGACATTCCTGACACAATTGATTTTTTAAAAATGTATGGAGTTATGACAGTGAAGGAACTTGATATAGAAAGTCGTTGGAGACAGAACAGTATTTATGAGAGCTGCCGGGTTTTGATTGGAAAAAAAGCGGGAGGTGAATCTTGTTATTTAGATATCCATGAACGTTATCATGGACCGCATGGCTTACTTGCAGGCACTACAGGTTCAGGGAAAAGTGAAGTACTTCAGACGTTCATACTGTCAATGGCCATAAATTTTAGTCCTGAAGCAGTTAATTTTTTGCTTATAGATTATAAAGGAGAAGGAATGTCAGGATTATTTTCTGAGCTGCCACATATTTCCGGAGGAATTTCAAACTTATCAGATGGACAGGCTTACAGGGCAATGATATCCATAAAAAGTGAAAATAAACGAAGACAAAAGATATTTAAGCAGTGGAAGGTTAATAATATTAATGATTACACAAAGCTTTTTATTGCGGGAGCTACAAGCGAAGCAATTCCGCATTTATTAATTGTTATAGATGAATTTGCAGAATTAAAAAAAGCAGAACCGGAATTTATGCAGGAACTGATTAGCGTGGCTCAGGTCGGGAGAAGTTTGGGAGTTCATCTTATATTGGCAACACAAAAACCGGGAGGAGTTGTTGATGATAAAATATGGAGCAATTCACGATTTCGTATTTGTCTTAAAGTACAGGAAAGAGAGGATAGTATGGACATGCTTCATAACATGGATGCCTGCCAGATTGCACAAACTGGAAGGGGGTATTTACAGGTTGGGAATAATGAGGTCTATGATTTATTTCAAGCTGGCTGGAGCGGAGCGCCGTATAGGGAAGAATGTAGAAAAGCGGTAGCACAGATGATTAATCTAGATGGTACTCCTTGTTCTGTAAAAAATACTTTTGTAAAAGAAACGTTTGAACACGAGAAAGAAATAACGCAGTTGCAGGCAATAACAAAGTATATAGCTCACTTTGCAAAGAAATATAACTACAGAGCAGGTACGCGATTATGGATGGATCCTTTGCCGAAATATTTATATTTAGAAGATATTATAGAAGAGAATAAAGATAAGAAAGGTAAGGAGCAGCGAATACAGCAGTTATTTTGTAATGAGGGAATACAAATTTGTCTAGGAGTATTTGATGATCCGGAAAACCAGGAACAGCCAAAGTTTTATTTCAATCTTATGGAATGTGGCCATGTTGGCATTGGAGGAAGGAGTGTTTCGGGTAAAAGTACTTTCCTGCAGACCTTTATATTTTCTTTATTAAATACGTATTCAGAAAAAGATATTATTTTGTATATTTTAGATTTTAATGGTGGAGGAATGGATATTTATGCGGTTGCATCGCAGGTACAGCAAGTGATAAAGGAAGAGGAAGAAGAAAAAACGGATAGATTATTTGAAGGTATCAGAGAAGAATTAAAAAGAAGAAAGAAAATGTTATCGGGAGGTAATTTTAATCAATATAAAAATAGAATGGGGGAAGAAGAGAGCATTCCCCTTATGGTGATTGTATTAGATGGTTTTGAGGAGTTTTGCACAGTGACGTATCAAAAATATGAAGATATATTGTATCAAATATTAAGAGAAGGGGAAAAGCTTGGGATATTAATGATAATAACAGTAGAATCTTTTTCAGGTATGAATATATCTATGAGATTGTCAGATCTTTTAAAGACCAGAATTTGTTTTTATATGAAGGATACTTATTCCTATACAGAAGCGTTTAATATAATACAGATTCCTGTTTTACCTAAAAAGGGGATACCAGGGAGGGGAATTGCTTATTATGGAGAGCGGATTTTAGAATTTCAGACAGCATTGGCAGTGAAAGAACAGAATGATTACAGGAGACAGGAGAAAATAAGGCAGATATTGGACAGGAGAGTGGCAGTGTGA
- a CDS encoding LytR/AlgR family response regulator transcription factor, producing MNIERIPVADLIVAEVMNSVDLRKLIHIRKCSPKAKLLILSSLQISPEYYVIPEISPDMLLLKPYIYSKAYKVIHKIFSWVYRDRYRRQGMNNILQVLTGGEYYYFDYADISYLEARDKKIILHLQKQEFSFYSSLQKLESSLPDYFVRCHRSYIVNFMSVQKVDLMNSVFYLDKRTVIPISQKYKAKLVKIFQRNNTENLLFHPQ from the coding sequence ATGAACATAGAGAGAATACCGGTTGCAGATTTAATTGTAGCGGAAGTAATGAATTCTGTAGATTTAAGGAAGTTGATCCATATACGAAAGTGTTCGCCTAAAGCAAAGCTTTTGATTTTAAGTAGTCTTCAGATTTCGCCGGAGTACTATGTGATTCCGGAAATTTCACCGGATATGTTGTTACTAAAGCCATATATATATTCTAAAGCATACAAAGTTATTCATAAAATCTTTTCCTGGGTGTACAGGGATCGATATAGAAGACAAGGGATGAATAATATATTGCAAGTTTTGACAGGAGGAGAGTACTATTATTTTGATTATGCAGATATTAGTTATCTAGAAGCAAGAGATAAAAAGATTATATTGCATTTACAGAAGCAGGAGTTTTCTTTTTATAGTTCATTACAGAAGTTAGAAAGTAGTCTGCCGGATTATTTTGTGCGTTGTCATCGAAGTTATATTGTAAATTTTATGTCTGTTCAAAAAGTAGATTTAATGAACAGCGTGTTTTATTTGGATAAAAGAACAGTTATTCCGATTTCTCAAAAATACAAAGCTAAATTAGTAAAAATTTTTCAACGCAATAACACAGAGAATCTTCTGTTTCATCCTCAATAA